The following proteins are co-located in the Pomacea canaliculata isolate SZHN2017 linkage group LG8, ASM307304v1, whole genome shotgun sequence genome:
- the LOC112570433 gene encoding uncharacterized protein LOC112570433, which translates to MLGDGDEKIHPLVSIDVVGHEVGHGVTEKSSSLLYYNQWGAINEAFSDMMGETSEAYLSRPDWLVGFDITKEGYPPRRYFENPSADNHSISHVDNFTDDLNAHYGSGVYNRVFYLLVHEYQQSIKEIFGVFLHANRMYWHQLSNYHSAACDVMKAAYDLGQNGALFRRAFKEVGIDVCDIQNHIMGLRESKLYDGITVARNESPTFLYMFPPYMLDTGVNVSASSSTGDVHIILTNKRWGVANDEDPQVLAEGVNVVTAQIQSNLTTLPLYITLANELNVTLYNVTLRAQAFWTYN; encoded by the coding sequence ATGCTTGGTGACGGCGATGAAAAAATTCATCCTTTGGTCAGCATAGATGTCGTGGGACATGAGGTCGGTCACGGGGTAACAGAAAAATCTTCAAGCCTCTTGTACTATAACCAATGGGGAGCTATCAATGAGGCGTTTTCGGACATGATGGGAGAAACATCCGAAGCATATCTTTCAAGACCAGACTGGCTTGTAGGTTTTGATATCACAAAAGAAGGATACCCTCCACGTCGCTATTTCGAAAACCCCTCGGCTGACAACCACTCTATATCCCACGTTGATAACTTCACGGACGATCTCAATGCACACTATGGCAGCGGTGTGTACAACCGGGTTTTCTATCTTCTTGTTCACGAATACCAGCAGTCCATCAAGGAAATCTTCGGAGTCTTTCTGCACGCCAACCGAATGTACTGGCATCAACTGTCTAACTACCACAGCGCTGCCTGTGACGTCATGAAGGCTGCCTACGATCTGGGTCAAAATGGCGCTCTCTTCCGCCGTGCTTTCAAAGAGGTCGGAATAGACGTCTGTGACATACAAAATCATATCATGGGACTTCGAGAGAGTAAGCTTTATGATGGCATCACGGTGGCCAGAAATGAATCTCCTACATTCCTCTACATGTTCCCTCCGTATATGCTCGACACCGGTGTGAACGTCAGCGCAAGCAGCTCCACTGGAGATGTGCACATCATCCTGACCAACAAGCGCTGGGGTGTCGCCAACGATGAAGATCCGCAAGTATTAGCCGAGGGCGTCAATGTCGTCACAGCTCAAATCCAGAGTAACTTAACTACTCTTCCTCTTTACATTACGTTAGCAAATGAGTTAAATGTTACTCTATATAACGTCACGCTTCGGGCGCAAGCATTCTGGACATATAACTAA
- the LOC112570531 gene encoding uncharacterized protein LOC112570531, whose product MEKLLKPLTVVFLVFAVHGVRAARRVDANVHLQNALYKRQLQMADMTSDMSWRQRRETTPIPIAELDEVMALGPNSALEVTRSVTTVQGTRLLRLQETFKDKIVNDAVLTVETDSTGQHVYDASGAVYQGIEDDTDGTGNIDSQTALDICVTFNEDDAIIDDISDVKTEPEIFFDKQNHAYPGYLVQYLVLGETEERRPSCIVDARDGRVTTSWDALDSCDECVGKGTGGNRKIGRIHYGELHKCLDVKRVNDTCYTENKYVKVIDNNGLFIENETELYNFSDAATYDCEEATDQINGAYSPMLDALFYGTAVARMFEDWYDTTPLDGQIILRVHVGVNLSNAFWNGRETQFGDGDESMHPLVSIDIAGHEIGHGVTEQSSGLLYFNQWGAINEAFSDMMGEASEAYLWKADWVAGFDIIKKGQSPLRFFENPTADNRSISHVDNFTDDLDVHLGSGVYNRVFYLLVHEYQQSIKEIFGVFLHANRMYWHHMSDYHSAACDVMKAAYDLGQNGALFRRAFKEVGIEVCDTESHILGLRINEPYNNITVATDASPVFRFVFPGNIAELTGVGVSANSFVGDVHIVLSNKSWDADEEDPKILAEGDNFVKADITSNSAAVPVYITLSNESKVPLTEVTLKASLLLAGTE is encoded by the exons ATGGAGAAGCTATTGAAGCCTTTAACAGTCGTCTTTCTTG tcttCGCCGTCCACGGAGTGAGGGCTGCTCGGCGTGTTGATGCCAATGTCCATCTTCAAAACGCTCTGTACAAGCGGCAGCTTCAGATGGCGGATATGACGTCAGACATGTCCTGGCGACAACGTAGAGAAACAACTCCGATTCCCATAGCGGAACTTGACGAGGTGATGGCCTTAGGTCCGAACTCAGCTCTAGAGGTCACGAGGTCAGTAACAACAGTCCAGGGCACAAGATTGCTGCGTCTGCAAGAGACTTTTAAAG acaAGATTGTTAACGACGCCGTCCTAACGGTGGAAACGGACAGCACAGGGCAACATGTGTATGACGCCAGTGGTGCTGTGTATCAGGGTATAGAGGACGACACAGACGGCACTGGAAACATCGACAGTCAGACCGCATTAGACATCTGTGTTACCTTTAATGAGGACGATGCCATTATAGATGACATCAGCGATGTTAAG ACTGAACCCGAAATATTCTTCGACAAACAGAACCACGCCTACCCTGGGTATTTAGTGCAGTACCTAGTACTCGGGGAGACCGAAGAGCGCCGGCCCTCGTGCATTGTAGACGCACGTGACGGACGCGTTACTACGAGTTGGGACGCCCTCGACTCATGCGACGAATGTGTAGGCAAAGGCACGGGAGGGAATCGCAAGATCGGCAGGATCCACTACGGGGAACTTCACAAATGCCTGGACGTCAAACGTGTAAATGACACGTgctatacagaaaacaaatacgtTAAAGTCATTGATAACAATGGATTGTTCATTGAAAACGAAACGGAATTGTACAACTTCAGTGATGCCGCTACTTACGACTGCGAGGAAGCCACAGACCAAATCAACGGCGCGTACTCACCCATGCTGGATGCTCTGTTTTACGGAACGGCTGTCGCGAGAATGTTTGAGGACTGGTACGACACTACCCCGCTAGATGGACAGATAATATTGAGGGTACATGTAGGTGTGAATTTATCTAACGCTTTCTGGAATGGTCGAGAAACTCAATTTGGTGACGGCGATGAATCGATGCATCCTCTGGTCAGTATAGATATCGCCGGCCATGAGATTGGACACGGAGTTACAGAACAATCTTCAGGGCTCTTGTATTTTAACCAATGGGGGGCTATCAATGAGGCTTTTTCAGACATGATGGGGGAAGCATCTGAAGCTTATCTGTGGAAGGCAGACTGGGTCGCCGGTTTCGACATCATAAAAAAAGGGCAATCTCCACTGCGCTTTTTCGAAAACCCCACGGCTGACAACCGCTCTATATCCCACGTGGATAATTTCACCGACGATCTCGATGTACACCTTGGCAGCGGTGTGTACAACCGGGTTTTCTATCTTCTTGTCCACGAATACCAGCAGTCCATCAAAGAAATCTTCGGAGTCTTTCTGCACGCCAACCGAATGTACTGGCATCACATGTCTGACTACCACAGCGCTGCCTGTGACGTCATGAAGGCTGCCTACGATCTGGGTCAAAATGGCGCTCTCTTCCGCCGGGCTTTCAAAGAAGTAGGAATAGAGGTCTGTGACACAGAAAGTCACATCTTGGGTCTTCGGATTAATGAGCCTTACAATAACATCACCGTGGCAACCGATGCATCCCCGGTATTTCGTTTCGTATTTCCGGGGAACATAGCAGAACTGACAGGCGTTGGTGTCAGCGCTAACAGCTTCGTGGGAGACGTGCACATCGTCCTGAGCAACAAGAGTTGGGATGCCGACGAGGAAGACCCGAAAATATTAGCAGAGGGCGACAACTTTGTCAAAGCTGATATCACAAGCAACTCAGCTGCTGTTCCTGTCTACATCACCTTATCGAATGAGTCCAAAGTTCCTCTGACTGAGGTCACACTTAAAGCGTCCTTGCTACTGGCGGGAACAGAATAA
- the LOC112570534 gene encoding uncharacterized protein LOC112570534, with protein sequence MSLGPNSALEVTRSATTVQGTHLLRLQETFKGMPVNDAVLTVTTDSTEQHVYDASGTVYQGIEEDTDGKGNIDIQTALDICLTLNEDDDNRDVISDIKTDSLMFFDEQNQAYPGYLLKYLVIMETEERRPACVVDARDGRVTWSWDALDTCNECVGKGTGGNRKIGKIHYGELHKCLDVKRVNDTCYTENKYVKVIDNKGMYFKNKTILYNISEAASYNCVEATDEVNGARTHPCWMLCFTERLLRECLRTGTTLPR encoded by the exons ATGTCTTTAGGTCCGAACTCAGCTCTGGAGGTCACGAGGTCAGCAACCACAGTCCAGGGCACACATTTGTTACGTCTGCAAGAGACGTTTAAAG gcaTGCCTGTAAACGATGCCGTCCTAACGGTGACAACGGACAGTACAGAGCAACATGTGTATGACGCCAGTGGGACTGTGTATCAGGGTATAGAGGAGGACACGGACGGAAAAGGAAACATCGACATTCAGACCGCATTAGACATCTGTCTCACCTTGAATGAAGATGACGACAACAGAGATGTCATTAGTGATATCAAA ACTGATAGCCTAATGTTCTTCGACGAACAGAACCAAGCCTACCCGGGGTATTTATTGAAGTACCTTGTAATCATGGAGACCGAAGAGCGCCGACCAGCGTGCGTTGTGGACGCACGTGACGGACGCGTTACTTGGAGTTGGGACGCCCTCGACACGTGCAACGAATGCGTAGGCAAAGGCACGGGAGGGAATCGCAAGATCGGCAAGATCCACTACGGGGAACTTCACAAATGCCTGGATGTCAAACGTGTCAATGACACGTgctatacagaaaacaaatacgtTAAAGTTATTGATAACAAaggaatgtattttaaaaacaaaacgatATTGTACAACATCAGTGAGGCCGCTTCTTACAACTGCGTGGAAGCCACAGACGAAGTCAACGGTGCGCGTACTCACCCATGCTGGATGCTCTGTTTTACGGAACGGCTGTTGCGAGAATGTTTGAGGACTGGTACAACACTACCCCGCTAG
- the LOC112571349 gene encoding uncharacterized protein LOC112571349, translating into MTRLLQSLTLAFLVVAIHGVRAAQRVDANVHLHDALLKRQPRMADMTSDMSSQQRTTPTWLPMTELDDVMTLGPNSALKVTSSATTVQGTHVLRLQEFFKGEPVNDAVLTVLTDSTEQYVYDASGTLYRDIENDTDGTRNIDNETALSICLTFNEAIRDDISDVTIEPQIFHDSQNTAYPGYLVQYLVLVESEQRRPVCIVDARDGRITTSWDALSKLIGCVGKGTGGNRKIGRIHYGELHKCLDVHRVNNTCYTENKYVKVIDNKGLLNKRRTHFYNISDAASYDCEEATDQINGAYSPILDALFYGTTVGRMFEDWYNTSPLDGQITIRVHVGVNYSNALWSGREILFGDGDENFHPYVSIESVAHEIGHGVTEKASNLLYYNQWGAINEAFSDMMGETSEAYLSKADWIVASEITKKGYPPVRYFENPSADNHSISHVDNFTDDLSVHYGSGVYRRVFYLLVHEYEQSIKEIFGVFLLANRMYWHHTSDYHSAACDVMKAAYDLGQDGALFRRAFKEVGIDVCDIQNHIMGLRESKVYDGITVARNESPTFLYKFPLHMIDTGVNVSASSSTGDVHIFLTNKRWDIDDEDQQVLAEGTNLVTAQIQSNLTALPLYITLANELKVTLYNVTLRAHAFWTYN; encoded by the exons ATGACGAGGCTATTGCAGAGTTTAACTCTAGCTTTTCTTG TTGTAGCCATCCACGGGGTCAGAGCTGCTCAGCGTGTTGACGCCAATGTCCATCTTCACGATGCTCTGCTCAAGCGGCAACCTCGGATGGCGGATATGACGTCAGACATGTCCTCGCAGCAACGCACAACACCAACATGGCTTCCCATGACGGAACTTGACGATGTGATGACCTTAGGTCCCAACTCCGCTTTGAAGGTCACGTCATCAGCAACCACAGTCCAGGGCACACATGTGCTGCGGTTGCAAGAGTTCTTCAAAG gAGAGCCTGTTAACGATGCAGTCCTAACAGTATTAACAGACAGTACAGAGCAGTATGTGTATGACGCCAGTGGTACTCTGTATCGGGATATAGAGAATGACACAGACGGCACAAGAAACATCGACAATGAGACCGCATTAAGCATCTGTCTCACCTTCAATGAGGCCATTAGAGATGACATCAGTGATGTTACG ATTGAGCCTCAAATATTCCACGACAGCCAGAACACCGCTTACCCGGGGTATTTAGTGCAGTACCTTGTACTTGTGGAGTCCGAACAGCGCCGGCCAGTGTGCATTGTGGACGCACGTGACGGACGCATTACTACTAGTTGGGACGCCCTTAGCAAGCTCATCGGATGCGTAGGCAAAGGCACGGGAGGGAATCGCAAGATCGGCAGGATCCACTACGGGGAACTTCACAAATGCCTGGACGTACATCGTGTCAATAATACATgctatacagaaaacaaatacgtTAAAGTCATTGATAACAAAGGATTGTTGAATAAAAGGCGAACACATTTCTACAACATCAGTGATGCCGCTTCTTACGACTGCGAGGAAGCCACAGACCAAATCAACGGCGCGTACTCACCCATCCTGGATGCTCTGTTTTACGGAACGACTGTCGGGAGAATGTTTGAGGACTGGTACAACACATCCCCGTTAGATGGACAGATAACTATCAGGGTACATGTAGGGGTGAATTACTCTAACGCGTTGTGGAGTGGTCGAGAAATTCTCTTTGGTGACGGCGATGAAAACTTCCATCCTTATGTTAGCATAGAATCCGTGGCACATGAGATCGGTCACGGGGTAACAGAAAAAGCTTCAAACCTCTTGTACTATAACCAATGGGGAGCTATCAATGAGGCGTTTTCAGACATGATGGGAGAAACGTCCGAAGCATATCTTTCAAAGGCAGACTGGATTGTAGCTTCTGAAATCACAAAAAAAGGATACCCTCCAGTGCGCTATTTCGAAAACCCCTCGGCTGACAACCACTCTATATCCCACGTTGATAACTTCACGGACGACCTCAGTGTACACTATGGCAGCGGCGTGTACAGAAGGGTTTTCTATCTTCTTGTCCACGAATACGAGCAGTCCATCAAGGAAATCTTCGGAGTCTTTCTGCTCGCCAACCGAATGTACTGGCATCACACGTCTGACTACCACAGCGCTGCCTGTGACGTCATGAAGGCTGCCTACGATCTGGGTCAAGATGGCGCTCTCTTCCGCCGGGCTTTTAAAGAGGTCGGAATAGACGTCTGTGACATACAAAATCATATCATGGGACTTCGAGAGAGTAAGGTTTACGATGGCATCACGGTGGCCAGAAATGAATCTCCTACATTCCTCTACAAGTTCCCTCTGCATATGATCGACACCGGTGTGAACGTCAGCGCGAGCAGCTCCACTGGAGATGTGCACATCTTCCTGACCAACAAGCGCTGGGATATCGACGATGAAGACCAACAAGTATTAGCCGAGGGCACCAATCTCGTCACAGCTCAAATCCAGAGTAACTTAACTGCTCTTCCTCTTTACATTACGTTAGCAAATGAGTTAAAGGTTACTCTTTATAACGTCACGCTTCGGGCGCACGCATTCTGGACCTATAACTAA
- the LOC112571110 gene encoding uncharacterized protein LOC112571110, with protein MTRLLQSLTLVFLVVAIHVVRAAQRIDANVHLHDALHNRQLQVANMTSDMSSQQRTTPTWLPMTELDDVMSLGPNSALMVMTSATTVHGTHVLRFKETFKGEPVNDAVLTVSTDSTEQYVYDASGTLYRDIENDTDGTRNIDNETALNICLNEAIRDDISDVTIEPQIFFDSENHAYPGYLVQYLVLVESEQRRPACIVDARDGRVTTSWDALGTYNGCVGNGTGGNLKIGRIHYGELHKCLDVHRVNNTCYTENRYVKVIDNKGLLNQRRSQPYNFSDAASYDCEEATDEINGAYSPMLDALFYGTTVAKCLRTGTTLPR; from the exons ATGACGAGGCTATTGCAGAGTTTAACTCTAGTTTTTCTTG TTGTCGCCATCCACGTGGTGAGAGCTGCTCAGCGTATTGACGCCAATGTCCATCTACACGATGCTCTGCACAACCGGCAGCTTCAGGTGGCCAATATGACGTCAGACATGTCCTCGCAGCAACGAACAACACCAACATGGCTTCCCATGACGGAACTTGACGATGTGATGTCCTTAGGTCCCAACTCCGCTTTGATGGTCATGACATCAGCAACTACAGTCCATGGCACACATGTGCTGCGTTTCAAAGAGACCTTCAAag GAGAGCCTGTTAACGATGCAGTCCTAACGGTATCAACAGACAGTACAGAGCAGTATGTGTATGACGCCAGTGGTACTCTGTATCGGGATATAGAGAATGACACAGACGGCACAAGAAACATCGACAATGAGACCGCATTAAACATCTGTCTCAATGAGGCTATTAGAGATGACATCAGTGATGTTACG ATTGAGCCTCAAATATTCTTCGACAGTGAGAACCACGCCTACCCGGGGTATTTAGTGCAGTATCTTGTACTTGTGGAGTCCGAACAGCGCCGGCCAGCGTGCATTGTGGACGCACGTGACGGACGGGTTACTACGAGTTGGGACGCCCTCGGCACGTACAACGGATGCGTAGGAAATGGCACGGGAGGGAATCTCAAAATCGGCAGGATCCACTACGGGGAACTTCACAAATGCCTGGACGTACATCGTGTCAATAATACATGCTATACAGAAAACAGATACGTTAAAGTCATTGATAACAAAGGATTGTTGAATCAAAGGCGATCACAGCCCTACAACTTCAGTGATGCCGCTTCTTACGACTGCGAGGAAGCCACAGACGAAATCAACGGCGCGTACTCACCCATGTTGGATGCTCTGTTTTACGGAACGACTGTCGCGAAATGTTTGAGGACTGGTACAACACTACCCCGCTAG